One Methylosinus sp. C49 DNA segment encodes these proteins:
- the cysT gene encoding sulfate ABC transporter permease subunit CysT, with protein MSAAAPVANKKARSFTAPSVIPGFRATFGFTIFYLSLVVLFPLSLLIFRASSLGLSGLYGIAVEPRVAAALRTSFFISFAAAAIDVVFGLIAAWVLTRYEFPGRRFLDAIVDLPFALPTAVAGIALAALYAPNGWLGEPLADYDIKIAFTRWGILVALVFVGLPFVVRTVQPLLAEIDSELEEASATLGASRAQTVWRVLLPPILPALLTGFALAFARSVGEYGSVIFIAGNLAYISEIAPLLIIVKLEQFDYAGATGIATIMLAISFSVLLAINLIQAWSQKRFGHV; from the coding sequence ATGAGCGCCGCTGCGCCCGTCGCGAACAAGAAGGCTCGGAGCTTCACCGCTCCGAGCGTCATCCCCGGATTCCGGGCGACTTTTGGCTTCACCATCTTCTATCTGAGCCTCGTCGTCCTGTTCCCTTTATCGTTGCTGATTTTCCGCGCCTCCTCGCTCGGTCTTTCCGGCCTCTATGGAATTGCGGTGGAGCCGCGAGTCGCCGCGGCGCTACGCACCAGCTTTTTCATCTCCTTCGCCGCCGCCGCGATCGATGTCGTCTTCGGCCTCATCGCCGCCTGGGTGCTGACGCGCTATGAATTTCCCGGCCGGCGCTTTCTCGACGCCATCGTCGATCTCCCCTTCGCTCTGCCCACGGCCGTCGCCGGCATCGCGCTCGCGGCGCTCTATGCGCCCAATGGCTGGCTCGGCGAGCCGCTCGCCGATTACGATATAAAGATCGCCTTCACGCGCTGGGGCATTCTCGTCGCTCTCGTGTTCGTCGGACTGCCCTTCGTCGTGCGAACCGTGCAGCCGCTGCTCGCCGAGATCGACTCCGAGCTGGAGGAGGCGTCGGCGACGCTCGGCGCGAGCCGCGCCCAAACGGTGTGGCGTGTGCTGCTGCCGCCGATCTTGCCCGCGCTGCTCACGGGTTTCGCTCTGGCTTTTGCGCGAAGCGTCGGCGAATATGGCTCGGTGATCTTCATCGCCGGCAATCTCGCCTATATCTCGGAAATCGCGCCCTTGCTGATCATCGTCAAGCTCGAGCAGTTCGACTATGCGGGCGCGACGGGAATTGCGACCATCATGCTCGCGATCTCCTTTTCCGTGCTGCTGGCGATCAATCTGATCCAGGCCTGGAGCCAGAAGAGGTTCGGCCATGTCTGA